The following are from one region of the Muntiacus reevesi chromosome 3, mMunRee1.1, whole genome shotgun sequence genome:
- the STMN1 gene encoding stathmin codes for MASSDIQVKELEKRASGQAFELILSPRSKESVPEFPLSPPKKKDLSLEEIQKKLEAAEERRKSHEAEVLKQLAEKREHEKEVLQKAIEENNNFSKMAEEKLTHKMEANKENREAQMAAKLERLREKDKHIEEVRKNKESKDPADETEAD; via the exons ATGGCTTCTTCTG ATATCCAGGTGAAGGAACTGGAGAAGCGTGCCTCAGGCCAGGCTTTTGAGCTGATTCTCAGCCCTCGATCAAAAGAATCTGTCCCAGaatttcccctttcccctcctaAGAAGAAGGATCTTTCCCTGGAGGAAATTCAGAAGAAATTAGAGGCTGCAGAAGAAAGACGCAAG TCCCATGAAGCTGAGGTCTTGAAGCAGCTTGCTGAGAAACGGGAGCACGAGAAAGAAGTGCTTCAAAAAGCGATAGAGGAGAACAACAACTTCAGTAAAATGGCGGAAGAGAAGCTGACCCACAAGATGGAAGCCAACAAAGAGAATCGGGAGGCACAAATGGCTGCCAAACTGGAGCGTTTGCGAGAGAAG GACAAGCACATTGAAGAAGTGCGGAAGAACAAAGAATCCAAAGACCCTGCTGACGAGACTGAAGCCGACTAA